One window of Amaranthus tricolor cultivar Red isolate AtriRed21 chromosome 11, ASM2621246v1, whole genome shotgun sequence genomic DNA carries:
- the LOC130826668 gene encoding probable pectate lyase 8: protein MDEICLIKFVLFALLISTFSLSFVDARFTSSSIRSGPTRRNLGNPSCGTGNSIDDCWRCDSNWHKNRKRLADCAIGFGRNATGGRDGQFYVVTDPTDDDAVNPKSGTLRHAVIQTEPLWIIFKNDMVITLTQELIMNSHKTIDGRGANIHISNGACFTIQYITNIIIHGIHIHGCKPTGNAMVRSSPSHYGLRGIADGDGISIFGSSHIWIDHNSISNCADGLIDAVIESTAITISNNHFTKHDVVMLLGHSDSYVKDKVMQVTVAYNHFGEGLVQRMPWIRHGTLHVVNNDYTHWEKYAIGGSEGPTIYSQGNRYLASTNYPYAKEVTMRMTSKENWKNWNWRSEGDLFLNGAFFTTSGSGAGSSYTKAYNLAAKPSSLVANMTAGAGALRCRPGQQC from the exons ATGGATGAGATTTGTCTAATAAAGTTTGTTCTGTTTGCATTGTTGATTTCCACATTTTCTTTAAGTTTCGTGGATGCAAGATTCACTTCAAG TAGCATTAGAAGCGGTCCGACAAGGAGAAACTTAGGAAATCCCTCATGTGGTACGGGCAATTCAATTGATGACTGTTGGAGATGTGATTCAAATTGGCACAAAAACCGAAAACGTCTTGCGGATTGCGCAATTGGGTTCGGGCGCAATGCCACCGGCGGTCGCGACGGGCAATTCTATGTCGTCACCGACCCAACTGACGATGATGCAGTGAACCCAAAATCAGGCACACTGCGCCATGCAGTCATCCAAACCGAACCTCTTTGGATCATTTTTAAAAATGACATGGTGATAACATTAACACAAGAGCTTATTATGAATAGTCACAAGACCATAGATGGAAGAGGAGCAAATATACATATTTCTAATGGAGCTTGTTTTACTATTCAATATATTACCAATATTATTATTCATGGTATTCATATACATGGTTGTAAACCAACTGGTAATGCAATGGTTAGAAGTTCACCTTCACATTATGGGTTAAGAGGTATAGCTGATGGTGATGGGATTTCTATTTTCGGGTCGAGTCATATTTGGATTGATCATAACTCTATTTCAAATTGTGCTGATGGACTTATTGATGCTGTTATTGAATCCACTGCTATCACTATTTCTAACAATCATTTTACTAAACACGATGTG GTGATGTTGTTGGGTCATTCGGACTCGTATGTAAAAGACAAAGTTATGCAAGTCACCGTTGCTTACAATCACTTTGGGGAAGGACTTGTTCAAAGGATGCCTTGGATTAGACATGGAACTTTACATGTTGTGAACAATGACTACACCCACTGGGAAAAGTATGCCATTGGAGGAAGTGAAGGTCCCACCATTTATAGCCAAGGGAATAGATACCTTGCTTCAACCAATTATCCTTATGCCAAAGAG GTGACTATGAGGATGACAAGTAAAGAAAATTGGAAGAACTGGAATTGGAGATCAGAAGGtgatttgtttttaaatggAGCCTTCTTTACAACCTCAGGCTCAGGAGCTGGTTCTAGCTATACCAAAGCCTACAACTTGGCAGCTAAACCATCAAGCCTTGTTGCCAACATGACTGCAGGCGCTGGTGCTCTTAGATGTCGCCCTGGTCAACAATGCTAG